From the Ctenopharyngodon idella isolate HZGC_01 chromosome 3, HZGC01, whole genome shotgun sequence genome, one window contains:
- the LOC127509406 gene encoding beta-galactoside-binding lectin-like, protein MSGVIVQNMSFKVGQTLTVNGVPMADSTNFAINIGHSAEDIALHLNPRFDAHGDHHTIVCNSFHGGSWCEEQRESSFPFNQTEDYQIKITFTNEDFLVTLPDGSQFHFPNRQGAEKYKYMHFDGEAKIYGIEIK, encoded by the exons ATGAGC GGTGTGATTGTGCAGAATATGTCCTTCAAGGTGGGACAGACTTTGACTGTTAATGGAGTCCCCATGGCCGATTCTACAAA TTTTGCCATTAACATTGGTCACAGCGCTGAGGACATCGCTCTACACTTGAACCCTCGTTTTGACGCCCATGGTGACCACCACACTATAGTCTGCAATTCATTCCATGGTGGCAGCTGGTGCGAGGAGCAGAGAGAGAGCAGCTTTCCATTTAATCAGACTGAGGATTACCAG ataaaaatcacattcaccAATGAGGATTTCCTGGTGACTCTTCCTGATGGTTCTCAATTTCACTTCCCTAACCGTCAAGGTGCTGAGAAGTACAAGTATATGCACTTCGATGGCGAGGCCAAGATCTATGGAATTGAAATcaagtaa